From the genome of Deinococcus aerius, one region includes:
- a CDS encoding sugar phosphate isomerase/epimerase family protein — MPRPVTLFTGQWADLPLADLAPLARQMGYDGLELACWGDHFDVQAALRDDSYVQQKRELLEGHGLQCLAISNHLVGQAVCDLIDERHREILPAHVWGDGDPEGVRQRAAQEMMDTARAAQKFGVSVVNGFTGSPIWHSLYAFPPTSQAYWERGFQDFAARWQPIMDVFDQAGVNFGLEVHPTEIAFDIASAQRALEAIRHPRFGFNYDPSHLAYQGVDYVKFIREFGDRIFHVHMKDVWWGHGNGDVGVFGGHTTFGDPRRYWDFRSVGRGDVNFEEIIVALNDIGYAGPLSVEWEDARMDRVHGATESAAFLRRLDFPASNVAFDAAFAKAEQEA, encoded by the coding sequence ATGCCCAGACCCGTCACCCTCTTCACCGGCCAGTGGGCCGACCTGCCCCTCGCCGACCTCGCCCCCCTCGCCCGGCAGATGGGCTACGACGGCCTCGAACTCGCCTGCTGGGGCGATCATTTCGACGTGCAGGCGGCCCTGCGCGACGACAGTTACGTTCAGCAGAAGCGCGAGTTGCTGGAGGGACACGGCCTCCAGTGCCTCGCCATCAGCAACCACCTCGTCGGGCAGGCGGTGTGCGACCTCATCGACGAGCGGCACCGCGAGATCCTGCCCGCCCACGTCTGGGGCGACGGCGACCCCGAGGGTGTGCGGCAGCGGGCGGCCCAGGAGATGATGGACACCGCCCGCGCCGCGCAGAAGTTCGGCGTGAGCGTGGTGAACGGCTTTACCGGGTCGCCCATCTGGCACTCCCTCTACGCCTTCCCGCCGACCAGCCAGGCGTACTGGGAGCGCGGGTTTCAGGACTTCGCGGCCCGCTGGCAGCCCATCATGGACGTGTTCGACCAGGCGGGCGTGAACTTCGGGCTGGAGGTCCACCCGACCGAGATCGCCTTCGATATTGCCTCGGCGCAGCGCGCGCTGGAAGCGATTCGGCATCCCCGCTTCGGCTTCAACTACGACCCCAGCCACCTCGCCTACCAGGGGGTGGATTACGTGAAGTTCATCCGAGAGTTTGGGGACCGCATCTTCCACGTCCACATGAAGGACGTGTGGTGGGGGCACGGGAACGGGGACGTGGGCGTATTTGGCGGGCACACGACCTTCGGCGACCCCCGGCGCTACTGGGACTTCCGCAGCGTGGGGCGGGGGGACGTGAACTTCGAGGAGATCATCGTGGCGCTGAACGACATCGGGTACGCGGGGCCGCTGAGCGTGGAGTGGGAGGACGCGCGGATGGACCGGGTGCACGGGGCGACGGAGAGCGCGGCGTTCCTGCGGCGGCTGGACTTCCCCGCCTCGAACGTGGCCTTCGACGCCGCCTTTGCCAAAGCGGAGCAGGAGGCCTGA
- a CDS encoding SRPBCC family protein — protein sequence MTQSQASQAQGGAPQVSPQNSSPVERLIFGGLGLGMILLSLRQKNESGLILGTGGALLLSGAAMGRSVGAAITQVRRTPDDTIAVQRAVTIGKSADELYTFWRNFENLPRFMDHLESVKVQDGDGQRSHWVAKAHRGTSVEWDAEITEDEPGRRIAWRSLEGATVPNEGFVEFRPAPGDWGTEIHVSLTYRPPGGTLGAAVARLLGEDPAVQIGEDLRRLKRLLEVGEVPTTEGQPSARKGIMKAEAKMYDNRRTS from the coding sequence ATGACGCAGTCACAGGCATCGCAGGCGCAGGGCGGCGCACCGCAGGTCAGCCCGCAGAACTCCAGCCCGGTGGAGCGGCTGATCTTCGGCGGCCTCGGGCTGGGGATGATCCTCCTCAGCCTGCGGCAGAAGAATGAGTCGGGCCTGATCCTCGGCACGGGCGGCGCCCTGCTTCTCTCGGGGGCGGCGATGGGCCGCAGCGTGGGAGCCGCCATCACGCAGGTTCGCCGCACGCCCGACGACACCATCGCCGTGCAGCGGGCGGTCACTATCGGGAAGTCCGCCGACGAGCTGTACACCTTCTGGCGCAACTTCGAGAACCTGCCGCGCTTCATGGACCATCTGGAATCGGTGAAAGTGCAGGACGGGGACGGCCAGAGGTCGCACTGGGTCGCCAAGGCACACAGGGGCACGAGCGTGGAGTGGGACGCCGAAATTACCGAGGACGAGCCCGGGCGCCGCATCGCCTGGCGCTCGCTGGAAGGGGCGACGGTGCCCAATGAGGGCTTCGTGGAGTTCCGGCCCGCACCCGGCGACTGGGGCACCGAGATTCACGTCTCGCTGACCTACCGCCCGCCCGGGGGAACGCTCGGCGCGGCGGTCGCCCGGCTGCTGGGCGAGGACCCCGCGGTGCAGATCGGCGAGGACCTGCGGCGGCTCAAGCGGCTGCTGGAGGTGGGCGAGGTGCCCACCACCGAGGGCCAGCCCAGCGCCCGCAAGGGGATCATGAAGGCGGAGGCGAAGATGTACGACAACCGGAGGACCTCGTGA
- a CDS encoding sugar ABC transporter ATP-binding protein, whose product MESVPAVAFRGVSKSFGPVEVLHDVTFSVAPGEIHALLGENGAGKSTLMKILGGYHPPARGEVRLGGEPVHFAGSRDAEARGIVLIHQEFNLAEDLTVAQNIYLGHEPGGWLLNDAAMVRGAREALGRLGVRLDPRTRVRDLTVPQKQLVEIARALSRQARVLIMDEPTAALTPHETETLFGLMRRLRQEGVTIVYISHKLDEVKAISDRVTVLRDGRYVTTAPTSDLTQGQMANLMVGRELEAMFPPKGQPGTEELLSVEGLDVPGWAQGVSFTVHRGEVLGFAGLVGAGRTESFEGLLGLRPHHVASVRVKGRPVRIRNPGDAARAGVVYLSEDRKGKGLHVDFHLRPNLTLMTLDHYARPLLDIRAEREALRRAAGEYHIRAGRLDVPASSLSGGNQQKLALAKILEVSPDVIILDEPTRGVDVGAKREIYHLIGRLAEGGKGVIVISSELPELLGVCQRLLVMREGRVVGDLSAEHLTEQEVIQYATGLKVDEVGRTDRVHA is encoded by the coding sequence ATGGAGTCTGTCCCGGCCGTCGCCTTCCGGGGCGTCTCCAAATCCTTCGGGCCGGTCGAGGTGCTGCACGACGTGACGTTCTCGGTCGCGCCCGGCGAGATTCACGCGCTGCTGGGCGAGAACGGGGCGGGCAAGAGTACCCTGATGAAGATTCTGGGCGGCTACCACCCGCCGGCGCGGGGCGAGGTGCGGCTGGGCGGCGAGCCCGTCCACTTCGCGGGCAGCCGGGACGCCGAGGCACGCGGCATCGTCCTGATCCACCAGGAGTTCAACCTCGCCGAGGACCTGACGGTCGCGCAGAACATCTACCTGGGGCACGAGCCGGGCGGATGGCTGCTGAACGACGCGGCGATGGTCCGCGGGGCGCGGGAGGCGCTGGGGAGGCTGGGCGTGAGGCTCGACCCCCGCACCCGCGTGCGGGACCTCACCGTGCCGCAAAAACAGCTCGTCGAGATCGCCCGCGCCCTGTCCCGCCAGGCCCGCGTCCTCATCATGGATGAGCCCACCGCCGCTCTCACACCGCACGAGACGGAGACGCTGTTTGGGCTGATGCGGCGGTTGCGCCAGGAGGGCGTCACGATCGTCTACATCAGCCACAAGCTCGACGAGGTGAAGGCGATCTCCGACCGGGTGACGGTGCTGCGCGACGGGCGGTATGTGACCACGGCCCCGACGAGCGACCTCACCCAGGGGCAGATGGCGAACCTGATGGTGGGGCGGGAACTGGAGGCGATGTTCCCGCCGAAAGGGCAGCCTGGGACGGAGGAACTGCTCAGCGTGGAGGGGCTGGACGTACCGGGCTGGGCGCAGGGCGTGAGCTTCACCGTCCACCGGGGCGAGGTGCTGGGCTTCGCGGGGCTGGTCGGGGCGGGCCGCACGGAGAGCTTTGAGGGGCTACTCGGCCTGCGCCCGCATCACGTGGCGAGCGTGCGGGTGAAGGGACGGCCTGTCCGCATCCGAAACCCCGGGGACGCCGCCCGCGCGGGGGTCGTCTATCTCAGCGAGGACCGCAAGGGCAAGGGCCTGCACGTGGACTTCCACCTGCGCCCCAACCTCACCCTGATGACGCTGGACCACTACGCGCGGCCCCTGCTCGATATCCGGGCCGAGCGGGAGGCCTTGCGCCGCGCCGCCGGGGAGTACCACATCCGCGCGGGGCGGCTCGACGTGCCCGCCAGCTCGCTCTCGGGCGGGAACCAGCAGAAACTCGCCCTCGCCAAGATTCTGGAGGTCAGCCCCGACGTGATCATCCTCGACGAACCGACGCGCGGCGTGGACGTGGGCGCCAAGCGCGAGATCTACCACCTGATCGGGCGCCTGGCGGAAGGGGGCAAGGGCGTCATCGTGATCTCCTCCGAACTCCCCGAACTGCTGGGCGTGTGCCAGCGTCTCCTCGTGATGCGGGAGGGCCGGGTGGTGGGCGACCTGAGCGCCGAACACCTCACCGAGCAGGAGGTCATCCAGTACGCCACCGGCCTGAAGGTGGACGAGGTGGGGAGGACCGACCGTGTCCACGCCTAA
- a CDS encoding Gfo/Idh/MocA family protein, with the protein MRQLRMGMVGGGQGAFIGAVHRMAARLDGEIELVAGALSSTPEKARASGQALGLANTRNYGTWQEMLDGELALPPGERIDFVSVVTPNHMHYPVAKAFAEAGIHVISDKPLVHTSEQARDLMETARRSGIVFAVTYNYTGYPMVREARHLVQSGALGEIRKVIVEYNQGWLATRLEEGGNKQADWRTDPTRSGIAGAVGDIGSHAENLAATVTGLELDALCADLTTFVPGRALDDDGNMLLRFTNGARGLLWCSQIEVGAENDLRLRVFGTRGSLSWRQEEPNALEVQTLDGPLQVLRRGNAYLSPAAQAATRLPSGHPEAFIEAFANIYRGAAEAIRARLEHREPDPLIADFPTLEDGARGVHFIEKAVESAHSEQKWTAARWRASVPEVAERGEAEQAPPP; encoded by the coding sequence ATGCGGCAGCTTCGCATGGGGATGGTGGGGGGTGGGCAGGGGGCCTTTATCGGCGCAGTCCACCGCATGGCCGCCCGGCTCGACGGCGAGATCGAACTGGTCGCGGGCGCCCTGTCCAGCACACCGGAGAAGGCCCGCGCCTCCGGTCAGGCCCTCGGCCTCGCCAACACCCGCAATTACGGTACCTGGCAGGAGATGCTGGACGGCGAACTCGCCCTGCCGCCGGGGGAACGCATCGACTTCGTCTCGGTCGTCACGCCCAACCATATGCACTACCCGGTGGCGAAAGCGTTTGCCGAAGCGGGCATCCACGTCATCTCCGACAAGCCGCTCGTCCACACCTCGGAGCAGGCGCGCGACCTGATGGAGACGGCGCGGCGCTCGGGCATCGTCTTCGCCGTCACGTACAACTACACCGGCTACCCGATGGTGCGGGAGGCGCGGCATCTGGTGCAAAGCGGCGCCCTCGGCGAGATTCGCAAGGTCATCGTGGAGTACAACCAGGGCTGGCTCGCCACCCGGTTGGAGGAGGGCGGCAACAAGCAGGCCGACTGGCGCACTGACCCCACCCGCAGCGGTATTGCGGGCGCGGTGGGCGACATCGGCTCGCACGCGGAAAATCTGGCGGCGACCGTGACCGGGCTGGAACTCGACGCCCTCTGCGCTGACCTGACCACCTTCGTCCCGGGCCGCGCGCTCGACGACGACGGGAACATGCTGCTGCGCTTCACGAACGGGGCGCGGGGCCTGCTGTGGTGCTCGCAGATCGAGGTCGGGGCGGAGAATGACCTGCGGCTGCGGGTCTTCGGCACGCGCGGCAGCCTGTCGTGGCGGCAGGAGGAGCCGAACGCGCTGGAGGTGCAGACGCTCGACGGGCCGCTTCAGGTGCTCCGGCGCGGTAACGCTTACCTGAGCCCTGCCGCCCAGGCCGCCACGAGGCTCCCCAGCGGCCACCCGGAAGCCTTTATCGAGGCCTTCGCCAACATCTACCGGGGCGCCGCCGAGGCCATTCGCGCCCGGCTGGAACACCGCGAGCCCGATCCCCTGATCGCCGACTTCCCGACCCTGGAAGACGGCGCCCGGGGCGTGCATTTCATCGAGAAGGCCGTGGAGAGCGCCCACAGCGAGCAGAAGTGGACGGCGGCACGGTGGCGGGCGTCGGTGCCGGAGGTGGCGGAACGGGGAGAGGCGGAGCAGGCTCCTCCCCCATAG
- a CDS encoding zinc-dependent alcohol dehydrogenase, whose protein sequence is MKAVVWQGINRVQVETVPDPEILQPTDAIVRVTATAICGSDLHLVDGYVPSMVHGDILGHEFMGEVVEVGSEVRKVKVGDRVIVPFPIACGKCWYCQHGLTSLCDNSNPNPKLAEALWGYAGSGIYGYSHITGGYAGGQAQFARTVFADQNLYQVPEGLTDEQVLFLTDILPTGYMGAENCNIQPGDVVAVFGCGPVGLFGIMSAFLLGAGRVIAIDRFPERLEMARQLGAETLNYETDSVFERLKEMTGGRGPDSVMDAVGLESHAGGPGGVADAVKQTTRVLESDRPHALRAAIMACRKGGTVSVPGVYGGLADKIPVGAFMNKGLTMKTGQTHVHRYLDLLMGHIQRGDIDPTQIITHRLSLDEAPHAYQIFKHKHEGCIKCVLDPWADPKDHAPVKPG, encoded by the coding sequence GTGAAGGCCGTCGTGTGGCAGGGCATCAACCGGGTGCAGGTCGAGACGGTGCCCGACCCCGAGATTCTGCAACCCACCGACGCCATCGTGCGGGTCACCGCCACCGCGATCTGCGGCTCGGACCTGCACCTCGTGGACGGGTACGTGCCCTCGATGGTCCACGGCGACATCCTGGGCCACGAGTTCATGGGCGAGGTCGTGGAGGTGGGTTCCGAGGTCCGCAAGGTCAAGGTGGGCGACCGGGTGATCGTGCCCTTTCCCATCGCCTGCGGCAAGTGCTGGTACTGCCAGCACGGCCTGACCTCGCTGTGCGACAACTCCAACCCCAACCCCAAGCTCGCCGAGGCGCTGTGGGGCTATGCGGGGTCGGGGATCTACGGCTACTCGCACATCACGGGCGGTTACGCGGGGGGGCAGGCGCAGTTCGCGCGCACGGTGTTCGCCGACCAGAACCTCTACCAGGTGCCCGAGGGGCTGACCGACGAGCAGGTCCTCTTCCTCACCGACATCCTGCCGACGGGGTACATGGGGGCCGAGAACTGCAACATCCAGCCGGGTGACGTGGTGGCGGTCTTCGGCTGCGGGCCGGTGGGCCTGTTCGGCATCATGAGCGCCTTCCTGCTGGGGGCCGGGCGCGTCATCGCCATCGACCGCTTCCCCGAACGCCTGGAGATGGCGCGGCAGCTCGGGGCCGAGACCCTGAACTACGAGACCGATTCCGTCTTCGAGCGCCTCAAGGAGATGACGGGCGGGCGCGGCCCCGACAGCGTGATGGACGCGGTGGGCCTGGAGTCGCACGCGGGCGGCCCCGGCGGCGTGGCCGACGCCGTGAAGCAGACGACCCGGGTGCTGGAGAGTGACCGCCCCCACGCGCTGCGCGCCGCGATCATGGCCTGCCGCAAGGGGGGCACCGTCAGCGTGCCCGGCGTGTACGGCGGCCTGGCCGACAAGATTCCGGTCGGCGCGTTCATGAACAAGGGCCTGACCATGAAGACGGGCCAGACGCACGTTCACCGCTACCTCGACCTGCTCATGGGCCACATCCAGCGCGGCGACATCGACCCCACGCAGATCATCACCCACCGCCTGAGCCTGGACGAGGCGCCGCACGCCTACCAGATCTTCAAGCACAAGCACGAGGGCTGCATCAAGTGCGTGCTCGACCCCTGGGCCGATCCCAAGGATCACGCGCCGGTCAAACCCGGCTGA
- a CDS encoding SDR family oxidoreductase, whose translation MAMLEGKVAFITGAASGIGAGTARRFAQEGAMVALADVQQEEGEGVAGEITKAGGRAIYLNCDVSDPDSVRQAIEATVSEFGRLDIVFANAGINGVWAPIDELQPEEWDRTLDINLKGTYLTVHFAVPHLKRAGGGSIIITSSVNGNRTFSTPGASAYSTSKAGQVAFMKMIALELGRHQIRCNAVCPGLIHTNIEERTEQRGTEKIGIEVELPQGSPAVNEGEGDPVDVADTCLFLASDLGRHVSGVEIYVDGGASLLR comes from the coding sequence ATGGCGATGTTGGAAGGCAAAGTGGCGTTCATCACCGGGGCGGCGAGCGGCATCGGGGCGGGAACGGCCCGCCGCTTCGCGCAGGAGGGGGCGATGGTTGCCCTGGCCGACGTGCAGCAGGAGGAGGGCGAGGGGGTCGCGGGCGAGATCACGAAGGCGGGTGGGCGGGCGATCTACCTGAATTGCGACGTGAGCGACCCGGATTCGGTGCGGCAGGCCATCGAGGCGACCGTGAGCGAGTTCGGGCGGCTCGACATCGTCTTCGCCAATGCGGGAATCAACGGTGTCTGGGCGCCCATCGACGAGCTTCAGCCCGAGGAGTGGGACCGGACGCTGGACATCAACCTCAAGGGCACGTACCTCACCGTCCACTTCGCGGTGCCGCACCTCAAGCGGGCGGGGGGCGGGAGCATCATCATCACGAGCAGCGTGAACGGCAACCGGACCTTCTCCACCCCGGGGGCAAGCGCCTACAGCACCTCCAAGGCCGGGCAGGTCGCCTTTATGAAGATGATCGCGCTGGAACTCGGTCGGCACCAGATTCGCTGCAACGCCGTGTGCCCCGGCCTGATCCACACGAACATCGAGGAGCGCACCGAGCAGCGGGGTACCGAAAAGATCGGCATCGAGGTCGAGCTCCCGCAGGGCAGCCCGGCCGTCAACGAGGGCGAGGGTGATCCCGTCGACGTGGCCGACACCTGCCTGTTCCTGGCCTCGGACCTGGGGCGCCACGTGTCGGGCGTCGAGATTTACGTGGACGGCGGCGCCTCGCTGCTGCGCTGA
- a CDS encoding ABC transporter permease: MSTPNPPLPEVAPPRVTPRSVLTRLGTLGPLLGLLALAVVATLLNPDFLTASNISNVLTRAAFTGIIAVGMTFVIISGGIDLSVGSLAALIAGSMILIMNSLKGSLGAGVGTILLGMLAALAIGALAGLFHGTTITRGRIEPFIVTLGTLGIYRAVLTYLAQGGAISLDLDIGDRYSPVYYGRLLGIPIPILVFAAVALLGGLILNRTRYGRYVQAIGSNEQVARYAAINVTGVKIATYVLLGVCVGLATILYVPQLGSATPSTGLLWELDAIAAVIIGGTALRGGSGRIWGTVVGAVLLVTIGNVLNLTNIISVYLNAAVTGLVIILVAFFQRGRR, encoded by the coding sequence GTGTCCACGCCTAATCCGCCCCTCCCCGAGGTCGCGCCTCCCCGCGTCACGCCCCGCTCCGTCCTGACCCGCCTCGGCACACTGGGTCCCCTCCTCGGCCTGCTCGCCCTCGCAGTGGTGGCGACCCTCCTCAACCCGGACTTCCTGACCGCCTCGAACATCTCCAACGTGCTGACCCGCGCCGCCTTCACGGGCATCATCGCGGTGGGGATGACGTTCGTGATCATCTCGGGCGGGATCGACCTGTCGGTGGGCTCGCTCGCGGCGCTGATCGCGGGGTCGATGATCCTGATCATGAACTCGTTGAAGGGCTCGCTGGGGGCTGGGGTAGGCACCATCCTCCTCGGGATGCTCGCCGCGCTCGCCATCGGGGCGCTGGCGGGCCTCTTCCACGGGACCACGATCACTCGGGGGCGCATCGAGCCCTTCATCGTGACCCTGGGGACGCTGGGCATCTACCGGGCGGTGCTGACCTACCTCGCGCAGGGCGGGGCGATCTCGCTCGACCTGGACATCGGGGACCGCTACAGCCCGGTGTATTACGGCAGGCTGCTCGGTATCCCCATCCCCATCCTGGTCTTCGCGGCGGTCGCGCTGCTGGGCGGGCTGATTCTCAACCGCACCCGCTACGGGCGCTACGTGCAGGCCATCGGCAGCAACGAGCAGGTGGCGCGGTACGCGGCGATCAACGTCACGGGGGTCAAGATCGCCACCTACGTGCTGCTGGGCGTGTGCGTCGGGCTCGCCACCATCCTCTACGTGCCGCAGCTCGGGAGCGCCACGCCCTCGACGGGCCTGTTGTGGGAACTCGACGCCATCGCCGCCGTCATCATTGGCGGCACCGCACTTCGGGGCGGCTCGGGCCGCATCTGGGGCACGGTGGTCGGCGCGGTGCTGCTCGTGACCATCGGGAACGTCCTGAATCTCACCAACATCATCTCCGTGTATCTCAACGCCGCCGTCACCGGCCTCGTCATCATCCTGGTCGCGTTCTTCCAGCGTGGCCGCAGGTGA
- a CDS encoding alpha,alpha-trehalose-phosphate synthase (UDP-forming), producing MGLIVVSNREPYAPRRGGDGGLHWVPSIGGLTAALDPALQHAGGTWIAWGEELPGVADVDLPQGNPRYRLKRVRLTDAEVRDFYHGFSNRALWPMSHYFIERTRYQASQWRTYVDVNRRFAQAAVESYREGDLIWVHDYQLALVPRLIREALPDARIGFFWHIPWPSSEVFRTLPWDHELLDGLLGADLIGMHTPEYVAHFLSACRRVLGAEVEGNTVRWQGRSSRVVDRPIGIEVDTYEELAASPEVEEAADRIRRTLQTQILLGVDRLDYTKGIPERLEAFDTFLGRHPEARGRVTLLQIAVPSREQVESYRQLRARVEGLVGRINGKHTEGGWSPIQYIYRGVPREELVAHYRAADVMLVTPLRDGLNLVAKEFTACSADGVLILSRFAGAADELPEAVQVNPYNPEGLAGALTRALSMPLEEKKARLARLRERLRQSDLRTWADGFVAEIAGT from the coding sequence GTGGGCTTGATCGTCGTCTCCAACCGTGAGCCCTACGCGCCGAGGCGGGGCGGGGATGGGGGCCTCCACTGGGTGCCCTCCATCGGGGGCCTGACCGCCGCGCTGGACCCGGCCCTGCAACACGCGGGGGGCACCTGGATCGCCTGGGGCGAGGAACTGCCCGGCGTGGCGGACGTGGACCTTCCGCAGGGCAACCCCCGTTACCGCCTGAAGCGCGTGCGCCTGACGGACGCCGAGGTCCGCGACTTCTACCACGGCTTCTCCAACCGCGCCCTGTGGCCCATGAGCCACTACTTCATCGAGCGGACGCGCTATCAGGCCTCCCAGTGGCGAACCTATGTGGACGTGAACCGCCGCTTCGCCCAGGCTGCCGTCGAGAGCTACCGCGAGGGCGACCTGATCTGGGTCCACGACTATCAGCTCGCCCTGGTGCCCCGCCTGATCCGCGAGGCGCTGCCGGACGCCCGCATCGGCTTCTTCTGGCACATCCCCTGGCCGTCCTCCGAGGTGTTCCGCACCCTGCCGTGGGACCACGAGCTGCTCGACGGGCTCCTCGGCGCCGACCTGATCGGGATGCACACGCCGGAGTACGTCGCCCACTTCCTGTCCGCCTGCCGCCGGGTCCTCGGCGCGGAGGTGGAGGGGAATACGGTGCGGTGGCAGGGCCGGTCCTCGCGGGTGGTGGATCGGCCCATCGGCATCGAGGTGGACACCTACGAGGAACTCGCGGCGAGCCCCGAGGTCGAGGAGGCCGCCGACCGCATCCGCCGCACCCTGCAAACGCAGATTCTCCTGGGGGTGGACCGTCTGGACTACACCAAGGGGATTCCCGAGCGGCTGGAAGCCTTCGACACCTTCCTGGGCCGCCACCCGGAGGCGCGCGGAAGGGTCACCCTCCTGCAAATCGCCGTGCCCAGCCGCGAGCAGGTCGAGTCCTACCGGCAACTGCGGGCGCGGGTGGAGGGGCTGGTGGGGCGCATCAACGGCAAGCACACCGAAGGCGGCTGGTCGCCCATCCAGTACATCTACCGGGGCGTGCCCCGCGAGGAACTCGTCGCCCACTACCGCGCCGCCGACGTGATGCTCGTGACGCCGCTGCGCGACGGGCTGAACCTCGTCGCCAAGGAGTTCACCGCCTGCTCGGCGGACGGCGTGCTGATCCTCTCGCGCTTCGCCGGGGCCGCGGATGAATTGCCGGAGGCGGTGCAGGTCAACCCCTACAACCCCGAGGGGCTGGCGGGGGCGCTCACCCGGGCGCTCTCCATGCCGCTGGAGGAGAAGAAGGCCCGGTTGGCGCGCCTGCGCGAGCGGCTGCGCCAGAGCGACCTGCGGACGTGGGCCGACGGCTTTGTCGCGGAGATCGCGGGCACATGA
- a CDS encoding ABC transporter substrate-binding protein, which yields MQAIKRFVLLSAVLAGSASLSQSTPRQVIGVSIPSADHGWTAGVVYHANQAKAALEKKYPNVQIIIKTAKDSTEQANQIQDLATVNKIGALVILPQESAPLTRPVANVKAKGVFVTVVDRGLTDPKAQDAYVAGDNTAFGRVAGEYFVQRLGASGGNVVVLRGIPTVIDNQRVAAFNAAVAKNPKIKVLDAKYGNWNRDDAFKVMQDYLTRFPKIDAVWASDDDMAVGVLRAIQQARRKDIKFVVGGAGMKEMIKKVMDGDQMMPVNVTYPPSMIADAMRLTVESRVTGKPMKATTIIPSVLVTKANAKQFYFPDSPF from the coding sequence ATGCAGGCGATCAAGCGTTTCGTCCTTTTGTCCGCCGTCCTGGCTGGTTCCGCGTCCCTCTCGCAGAGCACTCCTCGGCAGGTCATCGGCGTTTCCATCCCCTCGGCCGACCACGGCTGGACGGCGGGCGTCGTGTACCACGCCAACCAGGCCAAGGCGGCGCTGGAGAAGAAGTACCCGAACGTCCAGATCATCATCAAGACGGCCAAGGACAGCACCGAGCAGGCGAACCAGATTCAGGACCTCGCCACGGTGAACAAGATTGGCGCGCTCGTGATCCTGCCGCAGGAGAGCGCCCCCCTGACCCGCCCGGTGGCGAACGTGAAGGCCAAGGGGGTGTTCGTGACCGTGGTGGACCGCGGCCTGACCGACCCCAAGGCGCAGGACGCCTATGTGGCGGGCGACAACACGGCGTTCGGGCGGGTGGCCGGGGAATACTTCGTGCAGCGGCTGGGCGCGTCGGGCGGCAACGTGGTCGTGCTGCGCGGCATCCCCACCGTGATCGACAACCAGCGGGTCGCCGCCTTCAACGCGGCGGTGGCGAAGAACCCCAAGATCAAGGTGCTGGACGCCAAGTACGGCAACTGGAACCGCGACGACGCCTTCAAGGTGATGCAGGACTACCTGACCCGCTTCCCCAAGATTGACGCCGTGTGGGCCAGCGACGACGACATGGCGGTGGGCGTGCTGCGCGCCATCCAGCAGGCCCGGCGCAAGGACATCAAGTTCGTCGTGGGCGGCGCGGGCATGAAGGAAATGATCAAGAAGGTGATGGACGGCGACCAGATGATGCCCGTCAACGTCACCTACCCGCCCTCCATGATCGCGGACGCGATGCGCCTGACCGTAGAAAGCCGCGTCACGGGCAAGCCGATGAAGGCGACGACGATCATCCCCTCGGTGCTGGTGACGAAGGCCAACGCCAAGCAGTTCTACTTCCCCGACTCGCCGTTCTAA
- a CDS encoding extradiol ring-cleavage dioxygenase: MLSPAMTPIPFACIAPHGLEILEELSGGTPGLMARTRASLERLGQQMREAAPGVLVVLTPHGTRAEGQFAVTDSERVRGTVEGHGKAVTMERPVDRALARAIAHAAAADGLPVALLNFATGEGPLSCLPLDWGAIIPLHFMPEVPVVVVNPPRGTDFGPHLRFGAALARAAANSGKRVGLVASCDWSHTHAESGPYGYHAAAARLDAQVVDLTGRGDLEALASFDPQLVEDAKPDGLWQALVLAGALPPESRRTEFLSYEAPTYFGLLCAGFQSGEGG; encoded by the coding sequence ATGCTGAGCCCTGCCATGACGCCCATCCCCTTCGCCTGCATCGCCCCCCACGGCTTGGAGATCCTGGAGGAACTGAGCGGGGGCACCCCGGGCTTGATGGCCCGTACTCGCGCCAGCCTGGAACGCCTCGGGCAGCAGATGCGGGAGGCCGCGCCCGGCGTTCTCGTGGTGCTGACGCCGCACGGAACACGGGCGGAAGGCCAGTTCGCCGTGACGGACTCCGAGCGGGTGCGGGGAACCGTCGAGGGCCACGGGAAGGCGGTGACGATGGAGCGCCCGGTGGACCGCGCCCTGGCCCGCGCCATCGCTCACGCCGCCGCCGCCGATGGTCTGCCCGTCGCCCTCCTCAACTTCGCCACGGGCGAGGGGCCGCTCTCGTGCCTGCCGCTCGACTGGGGCGCGATCATCCCGCTGCACTTCATGCCGGAAGTGCCGGTCGTGGTCGTGAACCCGCCAAGGGGAACAGACTTCGGGCCGCACCTGCGCTTCGGGGCGGCGCTCGCACGGGCCGCCGCCAACTCGGGCAAAAGAGTGGGCCTGGTCGCCAGTTGCGACTGGTCCCACACCCACGCCGAGTCCGGGCCGTACGGGTATCACGCGGCCGCCGCCCGGCTCGACGCCCAGGTCGTGGACCTGACCGGGCGCGGCGACCTGGAGGCGCTTGCTTCCTTCGACCCGCAACTCGTGGAGGACGCCAAACCGGACGGGTTGTGGCAGGCGCTCGTGCTCGCCGGGGCTCTTCCCCCCGAGTCCCGCCGCACCGAGTTCCTGTCCTACGAGGCCCCAACGTATTTCGGGCTGCTCTGCGCAGGCTTTCAGAGTGGGGAGGGTGGGTAG